The Elusimicrobiota bacterium genome includes a region encoding these proteins:
- a CDS encoding KpsF/GutQ family sugar-phosphate isomerase translates to MGSRKKGSSLSEIRRVVALEAKALTQVLASLDARWDRAVERLASCRGKVILTGVGKSGLVAQKVAATFSSTGTPAIFLDPGEAMHGGLGVAQKGDLVLAIAKSGESDELNALLPVLRARRIPLIALTANPRSTLARAADIILYSPVEAEACPLDLAPTTSTTVALVLGDALAVALMKRRGFTAERFAANHPAGRLGKRLTLRVRDVMRSGADNPVVRLTTTPAELLSTITRLQAGAASVVDGKGRFLGLVTDFDIRRSIAAGGDFFKKPLASVMNPRPTTIAPDALAAEAVEVMEDRRTPFNVLPVVDRKGRSVGLIQIHDLRARGL, encoded by the coding sequence ATGGGTTCGAGAAAAAAAGGCTCGTCGCTGTCCGAGATCCGCCGCGTCGTCGCCCTGGAGGCGAAGGCGCTGACGCAGGTGCTGGCCTCGCTCGACGCGCGCTGGGACCGGGCCGTGGAGCGCCTGGCGTCCTGCCGCGGCAAGGTGATCCTGACCGGCGTCGGCAAGTCGGGGCTCGTCGCGCAGAAGGTCGCGGCGACCTTCTCCTCCACCGGCACGCCCGCGATCTTCCTCGACCCGGGCGAGGCCATGCACGGCGGCCTCGGCGTCGCGCAGAAGGGAGACCTCGTGCTCGCCATCGCCAAGTCCGGCGAGTCCGACGAGCTCAACGCCCTGCTGCCCGTCCTGCGCGCCCGCAGGATCCCCCTCATCGCCCTGACCGCCAACCCGCGCTCGACCCTGGCCCGCGCCGCGGACATCATCCTCTATTCTCCGGTCGAGGCCGAGGCCTGCCCTCTCGACCTCGCGCCGACGACGAGCACGACGGTCGCGCTGGTGCTGGGCGACGCGCTCGCCGTCGCGCTGATGAAGCGGCGCGGCTTCACCGCGGAGCGCTTCGCCGCCAACCACCCCGCCGGGCGGCTGGGCAAGCGGCTGACCTTGCGGGTGCGCGACGTGATGCGCTCCGGCGCCGACAACCCGGTCGTGCGGCTGACGACGACGCCCGCCGAGCTGCTTTCCACCATCACGCGCCTGCAGGCCGGGGCGGCCTCGGTCGTCGACGGCAAGGGCCGCTTCCTCGGGCTGGTCACCGACTTCGACATCCGCCGCTCCATCGCCGCGGGCGGGGACTTCTTCAAGAAGCCCCTGGCCTCCGTGATGAACCCCCGGCCGACGACGATCGCCCCCGACGCGCTCGCCGCCGAGGCCGTCGAGGTCATGGAGGACCGGCGCACCCCCTTCAACGTCCTGCCCGTCGTCGACCGCAAGGGCCGCTCCGTGGGGCTCATCCAGATCCACGACCTGCGGGCCCGGGGGTTGTAG
- a CDS encoding phosphoglycerate dehydrogenase, giving the protein MSKPKVLVSAPYAMPVIGRFKAELEAAGCEVVVATVKERLEEDALLAVIGDVDGLICGDDRVTAKVLAAAPRLKVISKWGTGVDSIDRAACAARGVAVRNTPNAFTEPVADTVLGWMLWFARRPAEQTADIRAGRWVKPPLFALGEKTLGVVGVGNIGRAVARRAKAFGTTLLGCDPVRPPEDFLKETGLRLVSLDELLASSDFVSLNCDLNPTSEGLMNAGAFAKMKPGAYLLNAARGPMVVEKDLAAALEGGRLAGAGLDVFEHEPLPEASPLRRFSQVVLSPHNSNGSPRAYERVHANTIKNLLEGLGPRG; this is encoded by the coding sequence GTGAGCAAGCCCAAGGTCCTCGTCTCCGCGCCGTATGCGATGCCCGTGATCGGCCGCTTCAAGGCCGAGCTCGAGGCCGCGGGCTGCGAGGTGGTCGTCGCGACGGTCAAGGAGCGCCTCGAGGAGGATGCCCTGCTCGCCGTCATCGGCGACGTCGACGGCCTGATCTGCGGCGACGACCGCGTGACCGCGAAGGTCCTCGCCGCCGCGCCGAGGCTCAAGGTGATCTCGAAGTGGGGCACCGGCGTCGACTCGATCGACCGGGCCGCCTGCGCCGCGCGCGGCGTCGCGGTGCGCAACACGCCCAACGCTTTCACCGAGCCCGTCGCCGACACCGTGCTCGGCTGGATGCTGTGGTTCGCGCGCCGGCCCGCCGAGCAGACCGCGGACATCCGCGCCGGGCGCTGGGTCAAGCCGCCGCTGTTCGCGCTGGGCGAGAAGACCCTCGGCGTCGTCGGCGTCGGCAACATCGGCCGCGCCGTCGCGCGCCGCGCCAAGGCCTTCGGCACGACCTTGCTCGGCTGCGACCCGGTCCGCCCTCCCGAGGACTTCCTGAAGGAGACCGGGCTCAGGCTCGTCTCGCTCGACGAGCTGCTGGCCTCCTCCGATTTCGTCTCGCTGAACTGCGACCTGAACCCGACCTCCGAAGGCCTGATGAACGCCGGGGCCTTCGCGAAGATGAAGCCGGGCGCGTACCTGCTCAACGCGGCCCGCGGCCCGATGGTCGTCGAGAAGGACCTCGCCGCCGCGCTCGAGGGAGGACGACTGGCCGGCGCCGGCCTCGACGTGTTCGAGCACGAGCCCCTGCCCGAGGCGAGCCCCCTGCGGCGCTTCTCCCAGGTGGTGCTGTCGCCGCACAACTCCAACGGCTCGCCGCGCGCCTACGAGCGCGTGCACGCGAACACGATCAAGAACCTGCTCGAGGGGCTGGGCCCGCGTGGCTGA
- a CDS encoding NAD-dependent epimerase/dehydratase family protein: MSRYLVTGGAGFIGAAVASSLLADGHEVVVLDNLSTGFREAVPKGAVFFEGACQDASVYDRLPAGPYEAIHHIAGQSSGEISFDDPVYDLQTNTQSTLLLLKFARKNGCRRFLYAGTMSVYGDQPDAPVSEDAPCVPKSFYGVGKLASEHYLRIHEQYGVRSTVLRLFNVYGPGQNLANLRQGMVSIYLAQALKSRSVLVKGGPDRFRDFVEIGDVVAAFRAVEGAEKTRGGVFNVCTGRRTTVRELLDLLLPPLPFKTEVRFDGSTPGDMHGITGDPSRLAAACGWKARTSLEDGLKRMTAWALDASR; the protein is encoded by the coding sequence GTGAGCCGCTATCTCGTCACCGGCGGCGCGGGCTTCATCGGCGCGGCCGTCGCCTCGTCCCTGCTCGCCGACGGCCACGAGGTCGTCGTGCTCGACAACCTCTCGACGGGCTTCCGCGAGGCCGTGCCGAAGGGCGCCGTCTTCTTCGAGGGCGCCTGCCAGGACGCGTCGGTCTACGACCGCCTGCCGGCGGGCCCCTACGAGGCGATCCACCACATCGCGGGCCAGAGCTCGGGCGAGATCAGCTTCGACGACCCGGTCTACGACCTGCAGACGAACACGCAGTCGACCTTGCTGCTCCTGAAGTTCGCGCGGAAGAACGGGTGCCGGCGGTTTCTGTACGCGGGCACGATGTCGGTGTACGGCGACCAGCCCGACGCGCCCGTGAGCGAGGACGCGCCGTGCGTCCCGAAATCGTTCTACGGCGTCGGCAAGCTCGCCAGCGAGCACTATCTGCGCATCCACGAGCAGTACGGCGTGCGCTCGACCGTCCTGCGCCTGTTCAACGTCTACGGCCCGGGCCAGAACCTGGCGAACCTGCGCCAGGGCATGGTCAGCATCTACCTCGCCCAAGCCCTGAAGTCGCGCTCCGTCCTCGTCAAGGGCGGCCCCGACCGCTTCCGCGATTTCGTCGAGATCGGCGACGTCGTCGCCGCCTTCCGCGCCGTCGAGGGCGCGGAGAAGACCCGCGGCGGCGTCTTCAACGTCTGCACGGGCCGGCGCACGACCGTGCGCGAGCTGCTCGACTTGCTGCTCCCGCCGCTTCCGTTCAAGACCGAGGTCCGCTTCGACGGCTCGACGCCCGGCGACATGCACGGCATCACCGGCGACCCGTCGCGCCTGGCCGCCGCCTGCGGCTGGAAGGCGAGGACCTCCCTCGAGGACGGCCTCAAGCGCATGACGGCCTGGGCGCTCGATGCGTCGCGTTGA
- a CDS encoding ATP-grasp domain-containing protein, translating into MTAPFNVLLTCAGRRNYLVDWFQAALAGAGEVLVADASEHAPSMIEARGKGSLLPPVSEPGYFDRLLGLCRERDARMLVSLNDFELPGLAREAARFRDAGVTPVVSDPETVDLCFDKWRTFERLRALGVPVPETRLGLAAAREALRAGLLRFPLVVKPRWGTASVGVELVADEADLEAAYAWTARKIGSLGVGRVGGAGPDEKIVVQQALQGQEYGLDIVNDLAGEHRTVIVKRKLSMRAGETDRAVVEPHAGLSALAATVARALRPRGLMDADAFVTPSGPVILELNPRFGGGYPFSHAAGADVPAALLAWARGLEARPEWLTARAGTISAKCDRLVTAEAASNGKIR; encoded by the coding sequence ATGACCGCCCCCTTCAACGTCCTGCTCACCTGCGCCGGCCGCCGCAACTACCTCGTCGACTGGTTCCAGGCCGCGCTCGCCGGCGCGGGCGAGGTCCTCGTCGCCGACGCCTCGGAGCACGCGCCGTCGATGATCGAGGCGCGCGGGAAGGGCTCCCTCCTGCCGCCCGTCTCGGAGCCCGGCTACTTCGACCGCCTGCTCGGGCTCTGCCGCGAGCGGGACGCGCGCATGCTCGTCTCGCTCAACGACTTCGAGCTCCCGGGGCTGGCGCGGGAGGCCGCGCGTTTCCGCGACGCGGGCGTGACCCCGGTCGTCTCCGACCCGGAGACCGTCGACCTCTGCTTCGACAAATGGCGCACCTTCGAGCGCCTGCGCGCGCTCGGCGTGCCCGTCCCGGAGACCCGCCTGGGCCTCGCGGCGGCCCGCGAGGCCCTGCGGGCCGGGCTCCTGCGCTTCCCGCTCGTCGTCAAGCCGCGCTGGGGCACCGCCTCCGTCGGCGTCGAGCTCGTCGCCGACGAGGCGGACCTCGAGGCGGCCTACGCCTGGACGGCGCGCAAGATCGGGAGCCTCGGCGTCGGGCGCGTCGGCGGCGCGGGCCCCGACGAGAAGATCGTCGTCCAGCAGGCGCTCCAAGGCCAGGAGTACGGGCTCGACATCGTCAACGACCTCGCCGGCGAGCACCGCACCGTGATCGTCAAGCGCAAGCTGTCGATGCGCGCCGGCGAGACCGACCGGGCCGTCGTCGAGCCGCACGCGGGGCTCTCCGCGCTCGCCGCGACCGTCGCGCGCGCGCTGCGGCCGCGCGGGCTCATGGACGCCGACGCCTTCGTCACCCCCAGCGGCCCCGTGATCCTCGAGCTCAACCCGCGCTTCGGCGGCGGCTACCCCTTCTCCCACGCGGCGGGCGCCGACGTCCCCGCGGCGCTGCTGGCCTGGGCGCGAGGCCTGGAGGCGCGCCCCGAATGGCTGACCGCCCGGGCGGGGACGATCTCCGCCAAGTGCGACCGCCTGGTCACGGCCGAGGCCGCCTCAAATGGTAAAATCCGCTGA
- a CDS encoding glycosyltransferase family 2 protein, translated as MAEVSVVVRAKNEAAHLPALFDGISRQTARGVEVVLVDSGSTDATVAIARERGARLVSIAPEEFTFGRSLNIGVRAASAPFVAVASAHTRPADERWLENLIKPLRERPEVAMVYGRQIGWEGSKFGEALDFDRFFGPEAREVDEHFFANNANSALRKELWGLHPFDEDLPGLEDIEWARWWRARGKRVAYAHDAAIHHIHDETWEQVRRRYYREGVAARRIGWLKRRDLPVEVWGEMKWLAGDIAEAAKRGILPSKLGEILSFRLNKVAGTIAGVMTEGARSGR; from the coding sequence GTGGCTGAGGTCTCCGTCGTCGTCCGCGCCAAGAACGAGGCCGCGCACCTGCCCGCGCTGTTCGACGGGATCTCCCGGCAGACCGCGCGCGGCGTCGAGGTCGTCCTCGTCGACTCCGGCTCGACCGACGCGACCGTCGCCATCGCCCGCGAGCGCGGGGCGCGCCTCGTCTCCATCGCTCCCGAGGAGTTCACCTTCGGCCGCTCGCTCAACATCGGCGTGAGGGCGGCCTCCGCCCCTTTCGTGGCGGTCGCCTCCGCGCACACCCGTCCGGCCGACGAGCGCTGGCTCGAGAACCTGATCAAGCCCCTGCGCGAGCGGCCCGAGGTCGCCATGGTCTACGGACGCCAGATCGGCTGGGAGGGCTCCAAGTTCGGCGAAGCCCTCGACTTCGACCGCTTCTTCGGGCCCGAGGCGCGCGAGGTCGACGAGCACTTCTTCGCCAACAACGCGAACTCCGCCCTGCGCAAGGAGCTGTGGGGACTGCACCCGTTCGACGAGGACCTGCCCGGCCTCGAGGACATCGAGTGGGCGCGCTGGTGGCGCGCGCGGGGAAAGCGCGTGGCCTACGCGCACGACGCCGCGATCCACCACATCCACGACGAGACCTGGGAGCAGGTCCGCCGCCGTTACTACCGCGAGGGCGTCGCCGCGCGCCGGATCGGCTGGCTCAAGCGCCGGGATCTGCCGGTCGAGGTCTGGGGCGAGATGAAGTGGCTCGCCGGCGACATCGCGGAGGCCGCGAAGCGGGGCATCCTCCCCTCCAAGCTGGGCGAGATCCTGAGCTTCCGTCTCAACAAGGTCGCGGGCACGATCGCGGGCGTCATGACCGAGGGAGCGAGGAGCGGGCGATGA
- a CDS encoding 3-deoxy-manno-octulosonate cytidylyltransferase — protein sequence MKAVAILPARMGSSRFPGKPLARLLGKPMIQHVYERVARAKGLAEVLVATCDAEIAGVCRSFGARAIMTSDKHERASDRIAEAAESVKADVYVMVQGDEPMTVPEMIDEALAPFSDPSVACVNLAGRIETEAEFDDRNCIKVVMDLRGDALCFSREPIPTRRIGPWGSFPAWKQVCVIPFRADALARFAALAPTPLEKAESVDMMRFLEHGVKVRMVPTRHASHAVDTPADLARVEALMRAGA from the coding sequence ATGAAGGCCGTCGCCATCCTCCCCGCCCGCATGGGCTCCTCCCGCTTCCCGGGCAAGCCGCTGGCCCGTCTGCTGGGCAAGCCGATGATCCAGCACGTCTACGAGCGCGTCGCGAGGGCGAAGGGCCTCGCCGAGGTGCTCGTCGCGACCTGCGACGCCGAGATCGCCGGCGTCTGCCGCTCCTTCGGCGCCCGCGCGATCATGACCTCCGACAAGCACGAGCGCGCCTCCGACCGCATCGCCGAGGCCGCGGAGTCCGTGAAGGCGGACGTCTACGTCATGGTGCAGGGCGACGAGCCGATGACCGTCCCCGAGATGATCGACGAGGCGCTGGCGCCTTTCTCCGACCCGTCCGTCGCCTGCGTCAACCTCGCGGGGCGCATCGAGACCGAGGCCGAGTTCGACGACCGCAACTGCATCAAGGTCGTCATGGACCTCCGCGGCGACGCGCTGTGCTTCTCGCGCGAGCCGATCCCGACCCGCCGCATCGGCCCGTGGGGCTCGTTCCCCGCGTGGAAGCAGGTCTGCGTGATCCCCTTCCGCGCCGACGCGCTCGCGCGGTTCGCGGCGCTGGCCCCGACCCCTCTCGAGAAGGCCGAATCGGTGGATATGATGCGGTTCCTCGAGCATGGAGTGAAGGTCCGCATGGTCCCGACCCGGCACGCGTCCCACGCCGTCGACACGCCGGCCGACCTGGCGCGCGTCGAGGCGCTGATGAGGGCGGGCGCGTGA
- a CDS encoding alcohol dehydrogenase catalytic domain-containing protein, with translation MSGTYRAVVVEGPGKARLVERPIPVPKTGEVLVRTAWQGICATDLEVLEGTLGYYKNGMAKYPIVPGHEFSGTITATGHGTGGFAVGDRVVLECIQGCGACAACLRDDAIACPARREMGVMNLDGGYAELVLAPARAVHRVPPGVSLRAASLAEPLAVVCKGLRRLAPAWGPEPEPRRVAVVGGGAIGTLAALVLEARGHRPAVFDRDAGRRALLVKAGLEARDALTGLGEFDAFVEATGNADALHAALEGSRPGAAFLLLGFPYDRRPFAFESLVGFDRTVVGSVGSGSKDFEAALRLLGRLDLSTLACEAFPLEGYEKAWAAARAKGCLKAVLRVGPEAA, from the coding sequence ATGAGCGGGACCTACCGGGCGGTCGTCGTCGAGGGGCCGGGGAAGGCGAGGCTCGTCGAGCGGCCGATCCCCGTGCCCAAGACCGGCGAAGTCCTGGTCAGAACGGCATGGCAGGGGATCTGCGCGACGGACCTGGAGGTCCTCGAAGGGACGCTCGGATACTATAAGAACGGCATGGCGAAGTACCCGATAGTACCCGGCCATGAATTTTCGGGCACCATAACGGCGACGGGACACGGCACCGGCGGCTTCGCCGTCGGTGACCGCGTCGTGCTTGAATGCATCCAAGGCTGCGGCGCCTGCGCGGCGTGCCTTCGCGACGACGCCATCGCCTGCCCTGCCCGCCGCGAGATGGGCGTGATGAACCTCGACGGCGGCTACGCGGAGCTCGTGCTCGCGCCGGCGCGCGCCGTCCACCGCGTCCCGCCCGGCGTGTCCCTGCGCGCGGCGAGCCTGGCCGAGCCGCTCGCCGTCGTCTGCAAGGGCCTGCGGCGGCTGGCGCCCGCGTGGGGCCCTGAGCCGGAGCCGCGCCGCGTCGCCGTCGTCGGCGGCGGCGCGATCGGCACGCTCGCGGCCCTCGTGCTCGAGGCCCGCGGGCACCGGCCCGCGGTGTTCGACCGGGACGCGGGACGCCGCGCGCTTCTCGTCAAGGCCGGCCTCGAGGCGCGCGACGCGCTCACGGGCCTCGGCGAGTTCGACGCCTTCGTCGAGGCGACGGGCAACGCCGACGCCCTGCACGCCGCGCTCGAGGGCTCGCGCCCGGGCGCGGCCTTCCTGCTCCTCGGCTTCCCGTACGACCGGCGCCCGTTCGCCTTCGAGTCGCTCGTCGGCTTCGACCGGACCGTCGTCGGGTCGGTCGGCTCGGGATCGAAGGATTTCGAGGCGGCGCTGAGGCTCCTCGGCCGCCTCGACCTCTCGACCTTGGCCTGCGAGGCCTTCCCGCTCGAGGGCTACGAGAAGGCCTGGGCCGCGGCGCGAGCCAAAGGCTGCCTCAAGGCCGTCCTGCGCGTCGGCCCGGAGGCCGCGTGA
- a CDS encoding aminotransferase class I/II-fold pyridoxal phosphate-dependent enzyme, with protein MKIDAAVGASPTLAWAAKVAELRRAGRPIVSLGLGEPDFPTPPHVVDAAAKALRDGFTTYSAGAGLPELREAVARKLSRDNGVAAEAGEVVIVPGAKNALFLAAAAVLEPGDEAVHLTPGYVSNLPILKLAEPSCRAVEVALRGPAFDLDLERLEAAVGEKTRLLLLNYPNNPTGRRPSAAEAAGLLSLIRRRPKLIVVSDEIYERLPLGGGTPFSPAAAADIRERVVTVNGFSKSYAMTGWRIGYAHAAAPLAKKISLIHQQINTHTATFIQKAAVAALEGPHDHLDAFVSRLKTNKARYERFLRETPACRGSSPEGGFFAFVDVSAARLASDAFAAALLEETGVAVLPGLSFGAGFDAYCRLSLAVPEDAFSAALDRLAEFVARKAAA; from the coding sequence ATGAAGATCGACGCCGCCGTCGGCGCCTCGCCGACCTTGGCCTGGGCCGCGAAGGTCGCGGAGCTGCGCCGAGCGGGACGCCCCATCGTCTCGCTCGGCCTCGGCGAGCCCGATTTCCCGACGCCTCCGCACGTCGTCGATGCCGCGGCCAAGGCGCTGCGGGACGGCTTCACCACCTACTCCGCCGGCGCCGGCCTGCCCGAGCTGCGCGAGGCCGTCGCGCGCAAGCTGTCCCGCGACAACGGCGTCGCCGCCGAGGCCGGCGAGGTCGTCATCGTGCCCGGCGCCAAGAACGCGCTCTTCCTCGCCGCCGCCGCCGTGCTCGAGCCCGGCGACGAGGCCGTGCACCTGACGCCCGGCTACGTCAGCAACCTGCCCATCCTCAAGCTCGCCGAGCCGTCCTGCCGCGCCGTCGAGGTCGCCCTGCGCGGTCCCGCCTTCGACCTCGACCTGGAGCGGCTCGAGGCGGCGGTCGGGGAGAAGACGCGCCTGCTCCTGCTCAACTACCCGAACAACCCCACCGGCCGCCGGCCCTCGGCCGCGGAGGCCGCGGGCCTGCTGTCGCTCATCCGGCGCCGGCCCAAGCTCATCGTCGTCTCCGACGAGATCTACGAGCGGCTCCCGCTCGGCGGCGGGACCCCGTTCTCCCCCGCCGCCGCCGCGGACATCCGCGAGCGCGTCGTCACCGTCAACGGCTTCAGCAAGTCGTACGCGATGACCGGCTGGCGGATCGGCTACGCCCACGCCGCCGCGCCGCTGGCGAAGAAGATCTCCCTGATCCATCAGCAGATCAACACGCACACCGCGACCTTCATCCAGAAGGCGGCCGTCGCCGCGCTCGAGGGGCCCCACGACCATCTCGACGCCTTCGTCTCGCGCCTGAAGACGAACAAGGCGCGCTACGAGCGCTTCCTCCGCGAGACGCCGGCCTGCCGCGGCTCCTCGCCCGAGGGAGGCTTCTTCGCCTTCGTCGACGTCTCCGCCGCGCGGCTGGCCTCCGACGCCTTCGCGGCGGCCCTGCTCGAGGAGACCGGCGTCGCGGTCCTGCCCGGCCTGTCCTTCGGCGCGGGCTTCGACGCCTACTGCCGCCTGTCGCTCGCCGTGCCCGAGGACGCGTTCTCGGCGGCCCTCGACCGGCTCGCGGAGTTCGTCGCCCGCAAGGCGGCCGCGTGA